The DNA region CGCTTGTACGTGCCAGGCTCACGCGCACGAAGTTCTCGAAGAGCTTGTTGGTGTCGATGAGTAGCGAGCCAAGCTGCACATCGCTACCTCCGAGGTCAAGTGCCAGTCCTGTCTCACGCAAGATCGCGACCGACAAGTCGAGGGCGGGCTTGTAGTAGTTGCGGGAGTCTGGAAGGGGCTCGTGCCCAGCGACGCGTCGGTCGTTCAGAAAGCGGTAGTCGCGATCGAAGGTCACCTCTTCGAAGGCTGCGAAATGGCCCGCGAGGCGCGCCAGACGTGCGCGATTGCCCTTTCGGGGTTGCGCCCGCACCTGGTTGAGGTAGTCATACACGACCTCCATTGCCGCGAGTACGCAGCGGTTCAAGGCGGTGTCCACCGTTCGCTCGAACCATGTGAAAGCTGCCTTGTTGGGCACTCCACGAGCAGTGAAACGCTGCATCGTCTGCGTGGCAAGCAATCTTCCGCGAGGGTGGGCACCTTCTCCGGTCCGCTGCGCGTACTCGCGGTGCAGTCCGGCGTCGAGGATCGCGTCGACGTAGGCGAGTAACGCGTCGGCGTACAGGTTCATGGACCACTCGTCTGCGCGTCCACGTGCCGCGTAGTCGCGAATGGCGGTCAGCGGCAACACCGCGTGCCCAGTGTCGATGACCATGCGAGTGAGGTTGGCAATGGGGACTCGCGGCTTCACTCGCACGACTACCTGGTCGTTGAGCGGAATGACTCCGACGAAGGACGTTGCCTGTAGGCGAAGCCGACCCTTGCTGAAGTTGGCTCGCATCACGTCGCGGCCGTCGATCTCGGCGTTCAGAATCGCCTCGTGGCCCTCACCTAGCCACAGGCGCGCGTCTATGTCGAGCTGCTCGTACTCCACGCAGTCGACATAGACGACACCATCCCGCTCACGAACCTTCACTGCGTGTCAGTCTCGCCCGCGGCCGCCGAAGCTTCGTCGCTCTCATCCTCGACGGGCTCGGCAGGCTGACGCCGCGCTGGTCCCTCCAGCACGTGACGCCACGCCGTTTCGAGATCTGCCCTCCTGTTCTCGTCGCGGCGGAAGGCTCGCTCGACCAGGTACTTGAGCTGGTAGTCCCACACATCTTGCAAAGACTCCTCGTCGCTCGCAGCCGAGAAGTAGGCGTGTCCCACCGCGGCGGCGGGGTTGTTCTGCGCGTAACCGTTGATGCGTCCAAACCAGGCGAGCAGCCGGCGGCGCAGCGCTTCGTCCATGTCGTTCTGCAGGAGTATCGCTTCGAGTACGTCTTGCTCAGGGTCCATCGTGACCTTGGCGAAGCGCCGCTGGAAGGCAGCGTCAACCTCATCGACGCCTCGGTCGAAGGGGTTCATCGTGGCGATGATGACGAAGTTAGTCGGCACGAAGATCTCTTGGCCGTTGGCAATGCGGAACGGCAGCTTGCGCTTGGTGCGCTCTACGTAGGTGAGAGCTTCGCCGAAGACCCGGCCGACGTCTGCGCGCGAAAGCTCGTCGATGACGAGGACATGCAGCTCATCGTCAGGACGGTCTTTGCCTCTTTCGACTAGTTCGAGGAACGGACCTGGCTTGAGAGTGAACCCCGTAGTCGTCGGAGCGAAGCCCAGCATGAAGTCCTCGTACTGGTAGCTCGCGTGGAACTGCACGAACCGGTACCGCTCCGTATCGCGGTCAGTCATGTGGTCCGCGGCCGCAGCCGCGTAGAAGGACTTCGACGTGCCAGGCGGGCCGGAGAGGATCACGCCGCCAAAGATCTTCGCGAGGCGCATGATCTCGACCACGCGCGGGTGGTCGGCTGGCACCTCGGGGGCGTCTGGCGCGGATGAAGCATGAGTTGTCTGCGCCTTCGCTTCCACACCGATGCCCAGATCGTCAGCGGACAGAGTGCGCACGCCGGCCACCAACGACTCAAACATCGCTCGGCTCCTCTTCGACGGGCGTGAACTCCGCACTCAGCTCGGGCGTCACTTCTTCGAACCATTCAAAGTCGACGTCGGGCACCTCCGTCGAGAACAGCGGTTCGAACTCGTCGTCGGCGTCGACTGGGTAGTCAAAGCGATCTCGAAAGGCGTCGATCACGTCATCAGCAGTCGGTGCGTCGCTGAGCACAAACCCGTCGTTGCGCAGAAAGTACGCTCCAAGGGCCAGCGCCGATACCTTCGCCCCGTAGAGCATGTCCGTGAGCGCTCGCTGCACGTGGTCATCAGGCATCGCGTATGCGCCTCCACCAGGCACTTCAAGCCAGGACACCTGACGACCGATCGAGCCAGGCGACCAGCTGCCCGCGATGTTGCTTGCCCGCCAGAACGTGGCAAGCGGCCCAGCGTCTCGCTTTCCGCGACTGATCAGTGGGAAGTAGTTCGGCTTCGTCGGATGGCCCGGCATCTCGATGAGCTTGAGCATCTCGCTTGAGCCACTGGATGCCGAGTCGAGTAGTCCCGCGCGGGCCTGCTCACGTAGATACAGGTACGGGACAAAGGTCGGGTGGAGCTTCTGCTCTCCGAGCGTGTCGATGCCCCAGCGCACCGCGGCGATGGTGAGCACATGTGTCGGATCGTCTTGGTCTGGCACGTTGGCCAGGCTACTTGCGATGAGCGCCGCGGCAGTGTCTTTCCGCCTCCTAGTTGCCGGGCGTATCCCATGCGCGACGTGACTTCGGGCAAATGGGCGTGCGACCAAGAAGGTTGGCGGGGAACTCTTCGTGCCAGGCCGTAGTTGGTCACGTCGCCGGTCGTCGGTCCTTGTTGAACTTGAACGGCCGCACGGGGACAGTCGCGCCGTAAGGACTCGCCCACACGAGTCCGACAGCAGCCCTCCCCTGATCGTCAGACAGCCAGCGCTCGCACTCGCGCAGGCCACAGTGAGCGCACTCCGTGACGAAGGTGTCTCCGCTCCGCTCTCCCGGCTGCCACGAGTGATTGCTACGGCCTTTCGTGGTCACGTCTGGATGGTCCCACCGTTGAGCCCCGAAGGACGAGAGTGCCGTCGAGCGCTCGGTGCAGCGTCGACCGCGAGACGCCCAGCTCCCGAGCGACTTGAGCCTTCGACAAGCCGAGAGCCAGTCGAGCCTTCGCTTCATCTACCTGAGCGGCAGCGAGTACGGGCTGTCGTCCTGTGTACTTGCCTTGCTGCTTCGCCTTCGCGATACCCTCAGCCTGTCGCTGCCGGATGACGCTGCGCTCGAACTCCGCAACCGCGCCCATGACGTGCAGCAGGAGCGTGCTCATCGGGTCGTCGTGATGCGGCACGAAGTCGAGTCGTTCCTTCGTGAAGCTGACGGTGACGCCCTTGCCGTTCAGTTCCTTGACGAGCGCCAGCAGGTCGGTGAGCGAGCGCGCCAAACGGTCCATGCTCCACACGCGCACGGTGTCGCCGTCGCGTACGTAGGCGATGAGTTCGGTGAGCACTGGCCGCTGACGTGTCGCAGCGCTCGCGTACTCCTCGAAGACGCGATCGGCGTGCTCGCGAAGCTCGTCCTGGCGGTCGAGTTGCTGGGTGTCGCTGCTGACTCGCAGATAGGTGACTGTCTGGCCGTGGGTGTTGCTCATGGGCCTGGACCTTCCGTGCGGTGGTGTCGCAAATATCGGAGTCGGCCCGTGTGACACGACGTTGTTGCGCGGCACGAGGTGGCGCTTTGGCTGCAGCCCAAAACGACGATGCCGAGCCTCAACGCATTTTCACGTTCCGGCGCCGACGGCTGTAGAAGCATCCCCTAGGCACGGGGTCGACTCTTCGACAGCGGTAATGGAAGTGTGTGACCGAACATGAATCGTTCGTAACCGAGGCGCGCAGCAGATGCTGAGCCGTAGTGCTCAACCAGCTCACCGCGCTGACAACGGTCAACGTTTCTGCAAATTTCTGCGTCGCCCTTGCCGTTGATGTGAAACTTCCTCATAGCCTTGCTCCTTGGTCGTAGTTGATGAAGGCATAAGGAATATCGCTTCGGCGCCGTGTGAGCGCAATCAAGCGAGACGATCTGTAGGCGGTGGCGCATCAGTCAGTCATTGACTCACTTCAAGCAGCGCACGGGCCAACTCAGGGATGTGATCATCGCGAACTGCGTGACGAGGGACGCAGGCGGGGACGACAGCTCGCGGCTCGAACCGAGAAGCGACGGGTCCGAGGGCGTTCACTATGTCGCGGACGCTCCTGACCATCCAAGTGACCAACGACCTGCGAAGCTTTCGGTCCGAACACTGTCGGAGGCAGCAGGTAACTTGCCGAGCGTGATTGACGATGCCTGGCGTCTGCTGAACGCCACCAACGAGTGGGTGCGCTTCGCCGACGCCAAAGCGGGAGGCGCGTTGGCGGGCGCAGGCGTCCTCGCCGGTGCACTTGCCTCTGCTGGCCTCAGCGACAAGTACCAGTCCGCGCCCTGCGGCGCAGTCGTGTTCGGCGTGCTGTCTGGCGTCGCGGCACTCATCGCTGCCGGACTCGCGCTCTACGCACTGATACCCACGCTGCGTGTCGGCGAGCCGGTCTCGTTGCTTTACTTCGAGCACGTGGCCCGTCGATACAAGGGCGATGCCGACAGCCACGCGGATGCCGTCAAGGAGTTGCTGAGCGACGACGAGAGGTACTTTCGCGAGGTGGCGGCTCAGGTGTGGGCCAACAGCGTCGTCGCCCGCGGCAAGTTTCTTGCCAGTGGTTGGGCACTGGCCGTGCTCGCCTTCGGCGTGTTGTTCGCGGGTGCCGCCGCACTCATCACGGTCCTGTAGCTGCGAGGAGGAGACAACACATGGCACTCAAGGACGAGCTCGGGACCTATGTGCAGAAGGTGCTCGATGATCAGTGGACGAGGCGCAAAGGTCAGAAGGTCCCCGACCCCGACGACCTGCCACTGAGCAATGTCGCGGTCGAGCTTGACGCCACCGTGCTCTACGCCGACCTCGCGGCAAGCACGAAGATGACTAAGGGCTATAAGGACTGGTTCGCGGCCGAGGTCTACAAGAATTACCTCTACTGCGCGTCGAAGATCATCCGCGCTCGGGGAGGCAGCATCACCGCCTACGACGGCGACCGCGTGATGGGCGTGTTCATCGGTGATCGCAAGAACTCTGAGGCCGCGAAGTGCGCTCTTCAGATCAACTGGGCCTGTCGGGAGATCGTGCAAGCCAAGCTTGAAAAGAAGTACGACACGGACTTCGAGTTGAAACAGCGCGTCGGCATCGACACGTCGCAGTTGTTCGTCGCCCGCACCGGCATCCGTGGCAGCAACGACCTCGTGTGGGTCGGCAATGCGAGCAACAACGCCGCGAAGATGGCGGCGTTGCCCACGGCATACCCGTCGTACATCACAGTTGACGTCTACGAACGGCTTGCTGATTGGGCCAAGATCGGGAGCGACGGTCGCAACATGTGGACCGACCTCGGCACGCGAGACCTCGGCTACAAGATCTACGGCTCGACGTGGTGGTGCAGTCTCTAGGTGTCGCATCAACACCTGTTGATCTCAGAGCTGTGTGTCGGTGAACAGCTGTGCGAACCAGGCGACGAGGAAGCTCCACGCGTTGCTCATCTTCGCGCTGTGCGCCGGTGATGCGCTCGTGCTGCCGTGGCCCGCTGCGAGCGTGCCCACCCAGCGAAGCACGCCCTTGGTGGCCTCGTGCCGCGCCTTCGCCCTGTCCTTCGCAGACTGTCGGAAAGGAGTCTTGCCGGCGGCGCTCGATGAGCCGCGCACCGGCGCACTGCTCGAAGACTTGCCGGAGCCGTGCGCCGCATCACTGCCGTCGTCGTCGGGCGTGCTGTGGACCGGCGCACTGCCGTCTGACTTGGTCTCCTCTCCCCCACCGCTGTCCTTCGCAGACTGTCGGTCGGTGAGCGCGGGCATGAGCTTGCTGTCATAGAACGCCCGCCGCGCCTTCGCGGGGATCAGCTCGCCCTTCTCCGTGTAGGTGCGAGCAGTGCCGTCAGCGCCGACAACTGCGTACGCGCCCCCAATGACGGGCGTGACAACGAAGCGCTTCTCCTTGCCGCCCTGTGTCGTCCTCAGGATGCCGCCGCTGCGTAGGGCAATCTCGGTGCGGTCGAGGTGGTCGACGGTGGGCGCGCCGAAGGGGCAGTCCCTT from Nocardioides sambongensis includes:
- a CDS encoding 5-methylcytosine restriction system specificity protein McrC; its protein translation is MKVRERDGVVYVDCVEYEQLDIDARLWLGEGHEAILNAEIDGRDVMRANFSKGRLRLQATSFVGVIPLNDQVVVRVKPRVPIANLTRMVIDTGHAVLPLTAIRDYAARGRADEWSMNLYADALLAYVDAILDAGLHREYAQRTGEGAHPRGRLLATQTMQRFTARGVPNKAAFTWFERTVDTALNRCVLAAMEVVYDYLNQVRAQPRKGNRARLARLAGHFAAFEEVTFDRDYRFLNDRRVAGHEPLPDSRNYYKPALDLSVAILRETGLALDLGGSDVQLGSLLIDTNKLFENFVRVSLARTSEKAGWPVDVLDGNTDGYVDLYDVPDTVPAPFGVPLTALSTQDKGRAQPDVVFRLPDGAVPLVAEVKNTAHGSRAKADDVLPERGEVEQAVTYALRYNLSFTVLIHPWIKGTKGLAYVGRVRTIDVYDYRLDLSTDTGLDAALEDMARTMARLSGVDAV
- a CDS encoding McrB family protein, producing MFESLVAGVRTLSADDLGIGVEAKAQTTHASSAPDAPEVPADHPRVVEIMRLAKIFGGVILSGPPGTSKSFYAAAAADHMTDRDTERYRFVQFHASYQYEDFMLGFAPTTTGFTLKPGPFLELVERGKDRPDDELHVLVIDELSRADVGRVFGEALTYVERTKRKLPFRIANGQEIFVPTNFVIIATMNPFDRGVDEVDAAFQRRFAKVTMDPEQDVLEAILLQNDMDEALRRRLLAWFGRINGYAQNNPAAAVGHAYFSAASDEESLQDVWDYQLKYLVERAFRRDENRRADLETAWRHVLEGPARRQPAEPVEDESDEASAAAGETDTQ
- a CDS encoding recombinase family protein, translated to MSNTHGQTVTYLRVSSDTQQLDRQDELREHADRVFEEYASAATRQRPVLTELIAYVRDGDTVRVWSMDRLARSLTDLLALVKELNGKGVTVSFTKERLDFVPHHDDPMSTLLLHVMGAVAEFERSVIRQRQAEGIAKAKQQGKYTGRQPVLAAAQVDEAKARLALGLSKAQVARELGVSRSTLHRALDGTLVLRGSTVGPSRRDHERP
- a CDS encoding Pycsar system effector family protein, encoding MIDDAWRLLNATNEWVRFADAKAGGALAGAGVLAGALASAGLSDKYQSAPCGAVVFGVLSGVAALIAAGLALYALIPTLRVGEPVSLLYFEHVARRYKGDADSHADAVKELLSDDERYFREVAAQVWANSVVARGKFLASGWALAVLAFGVLFAGAAALITVL
- a CDS encoding adenylate/guanylate cyclase domain-containing protein; amino-acid sequence: MALKDELGTYVQKVLDDQWTRRKGQKVPDPDDLPLSNVAVELDATVLYADLAASTKMTKGYKDWFAAEVYKNYLYCASKIIRARGGSITAYDGDRVMGVFIGDRKNSEAAKCALQINWACREIVQAKLEKKYDTDFELKQRVGIDTSQLFVARTGIRGSNDLVWVGNASNNAAKMAALPTAYPSYITVDVYERLADWAKIGSDGRNMWTDLGTRDLGYKIYGSTWWCSL